Proteins encoded within one genomic window of Ranitomeya variabilis isolate aRanVar5 chromosome 4, aRanVar5.hap1, whole genome shotgun sequence:
- the LOC143768362 gene encoding homeobox protein zampogna-like, with protein MSHRSVHPTSFSIRDILNMSCTNCSKNQSSDPEDPGQEESTEQPPAETDGESCDPGEKASDLSVADTVSDQGRQSREESRWYSDQEPQSDGDGPDLCVGHKLEEEQRSGKKRTRAAFSHAQVYELERRFSLQRYLSGPERADLAAALKLTETQIKIWFQNRRYKTKRKLMAKQQRPQESPAKQVAVRVLVKDDQRQCCPEEAICPSLLSLYQAYQYYPFIYRLPAWSPHI; from the exons ATGTCGCACAGAAGTGTCCATCCCACGTCGTTCTCCATCCGGGACATATTAAATATGAGCTGCACTAACTGCAGCAAGAACCAGAGCTCAGACCCCGAGGATCCGGGGCAGGAAGAGTCTACAGAGCAGCCCCCGGCCGAGACCGATGGAGAAAGCTGCGATCCCGGAGAAAAAGCCTCCGACTTATCGGTGGCCGATACTGTAAGCGATCAGGGCAGACAAAGCCGGGAGGAATCGCGATGGTACAGCGACCAAGAGCCGCAGTCAGACG GAGATGGCCCTGACCTGTGTGTGGGGCACAAGCTGGAGGAGGAGCAGAGGTCTGGGAAGAAGAGGACCCGGGCAGCCTTCTCCCATGCCCAGGTCTATGAGCTGGAGAGGAGGTTCAGTCTGCAGAGATACCTGTCTGGACCTGAGAGGGCAGATCTGGCCGCTGCCCTGAAACTTACAGAAACCCAAATCAAAATCTGGTTCCAGAATAGGAGATACAAGACCAAGAGGAAGCTGATGGCCAAGCAGCAGAGGCCCCAGGAGAGCCCGGCCAAGCAGGTGGCAGTCAGGGTGCTGGTGAAGGATGACCAGAGACAGTGCTGCCCGGAGGAGGCCATCTGCCCCTCTCTGCTGTCATTATACCAGGCATACCAGTATTACCCCTTTATATATCGCCTCCCTGCCTGGTCCCCCCACATCTAA